In Cercospora beticola chromosome 3, complete sequence, the following proteins share a genomic window:
- a CDS encoding uncharacterized protein (MEROPS:MER0017177): MAVPTNLSSLHPFLSKNETAVSSGGSVISYSHDLGSGPILVMVHGWPQTSYMWRHTAPLLKSSISMFIVELPGYGISSQPAAADKRTVGRLIVDAVHRVFDAQRPLIWCGHDRGGRVGHRLVVDNDPAHNIVSAIVMDIVPTLEQWRALTKSRLAIPYYHWPFLANEAAPSLIEQMGARNYLLHSIERMKTINPIGAARFDENDSIEHYAQNFSLMSTVKGSCADYHAGATVDVDEQEDDMREGRRIKVPLLVIYSARNLGSSHDVLGLWEKWSDCEVRAIGVKDDIGHFLPEEAPEETVGHIRQWIEEYPG; the protein is encoded by the exons ATGGCGGTGCCAACCAACCTCAGCTCCCTCCATCCGTTCTTGAGCAAGAATGAGACTGCAGTATCGTCAGGAGGATCTGTCATAAGCTACAGCCATGACCTCGGATCTGGGCCGATTCTTGTCATGGTCCACGGCTGGCCACAGACAAGTTACAT GTGGCGTCACACTGCCCCCTTGCTCAAGAGCTCCATCAGCATGTTCATCGTTGAGCTTCCAGGCTACGGGATATCCTCACAACCTGCGGCAGCTGATAAGAGGACGGTGGGTCGCCTCATTGTCGACGCCGTTCATCGAGTTTTTGACGCACAACGACCTTTGATCTGGTGTGGACATGATCGAGGAGGCAGGGTAGGCCACCGGCTGGTTGTTGACAACGACCCTGCACACAACATCGTGTCCGCCATTGTCATGGACATTGTCCCCACATTGGAACAGTGGCGGGCTCTCACTAAATCTCGTTTGGCCATTCCTTACTATCATTGGCCATTCCTCGCCAATGAAGCCGCACCGTCTTTGATCGAGCAGATGGGCGCACGCAACTATTTGCTTCACAGTATTGAGCGAATGAAAACTATCAATCCAATAGGAGCCGCGCGATTCGACGAGAACGATTCCATCGAACACTATGCGCAAAATTTCAGCTTGATGAGCACGGTCAAAGGGTCTTGCGCCGACTATCACGCAGGAGCCACTGTCGACGTCGATGAACAGGAAGATGACATGAGAGAAGGCCGCAGGATCAAAGTACCACTGCTAGTGATCTATTCTGCACGGAATCTGGGTAGCTCACACGACGTTCTAGGACTGTGGGAAAAGTGGAGTGACTGTGAGGTGCGTGCCATTGGGGTGAAGGATGACATTGGTCACTTTTTGCCCGAAGAGGCACCAGAAGAGACTGTGGGACATATCAGACAATGGATTGAAGAGTACCCTGGATGA
- a CDS encoding uncharacterized protein (MEROPS:MER0033237): MSRSRSAEHDARNSALKTALGTTELARAASQPTATTVPSRCNEIGLSWEVQDLADSHGARIYWLGARTAPTVLLYFHGIALSLLLWRGGFGLGAFPGHIDFLDSCIKKTGNELVVALLEYGLSPTHRYPVQYNQASKALIQVMTSGYEPSSILIGGDSCGGNMALAILSSFSHSTPLIQKLELKTPLKGALLICPWVTFSPDWESCRSSADQDITSVSVNLDWANEYISSDDHNNYSEPVRAEVSWWKGLAVDDILVLWGENELSRNPVQKLSTALSDAGLNVTARECAKQVHIDCVLDAQTGMSHGEMTEHSWEWLKQKSKWNSAGWSFQQKLHQLAMAASTAMMENESDSLSMGEEERIADQALFQALPDSW, encoded by the exons ATGTCACGGTCACGATCAGCCGAGCACGATGCTCGCAACTCTGCGTTGAAGACGGCGCTTGGCACTACTGAGTTGGCTCGAGCAGCGTCTCAGCCCACCGCAACAACAGTGCCATCACGATGCAACGAGATCGGACTCTCCTGGGAGGTGCAGGATCTGGCTGACTCTCATGGCGCCCGAATTTATTGGCTAGGAGCTCGGACGGCCCCCACAGTCCTGCTATACTTCCACGGTATTGCGCTCAGTCTTCTGCTTTGGC GTGGAGGATTTGGCTTAGGGGCATTCCCCGGTCACATTGACTTTCTCGATTCGTGCATCAAGAAGACCGGCAACGAACTGGTTGTTGCCCTATTAGAATACG GTTTGAGTCCAACGCATCGATATCCAGTTCAGTATAATCAGGCGAGTAAAGCTCTAATCCAAGTCATGACCAGTGGCTATGAACCCAGCAGC ATACTGATCGGTGGCGACTCGTGTGGTGGGAACATGGCGCTCGCCATACTTTCCAGCTTTTCTCATTCAACGCCGTTGATACAGAAATTGGAATTGAAGACACCCTTGAAGGGGGCGTTACTCATATGCCCTTGGGTGACCTTCTCGCCCGATTGGGAGTCTTGCAGGTCCAGTGCCGACCAAGACATCACCTCAGTCAGTGTGAATCTTGATTGGGCGAACGAGTATATCTCGTCTGATGATCACAACAACTACTCGGAACCTGTCCGCGCCGAAGTTAGCTGGTGGAAAGGCCTCGCCGTGGATGACATCCTTGTGCTCTGGGGAGAAAACGAACTGTCAAGGAACCCGGTGCAAAAGCTGTCTACCGCACTTAGTGATGCCGGACTGAATGTCACTGCTCGTGAGTGCGCCAAGCAGGTTCACATTGACTGTGTGCTGGATGCACAGACGGGGATGTCCCACGGTGAGATGACTGAACATTCCTGGGAGTggctgaagcagaagtcCAAATGGAATAGTGCAGGATGGAGCTTCCAGCAGAAGTTGCACCAACTGGCCATGGCCGCGAGTACAGCCATGATGGAAAATGAATCAGATTCATTGTCTATGGGTGAGGAAGAAAGAATTGCGGATCAGGCTCTGTTTCAGGCTCTGCCTGATTCCTGGTGA